A window of the Lolium perenne isolate Kyuss_39 chromosome 7, Kyuss_2.0, whole genome shotgun sequence genome harbors these coding sequences:
- the LOC127318516 gene encoding uncharacterized protein, translated as MAKFGEGDARWIVQERPDGANVHNWHWAERDCLEWSRARLSALLAGLPVLSGEGGLTLRTTTLDKLDGEAYVNIRKGKVIPGYELSLTLSWEAEATSESGAAKVTGAAEVPYLADENADEDPELRITVRGDDSPLARRAKDAFIARGKPLVLEKIREYVATMSKGGPAKDELDAKKIPTKAAAAATGGAAAAPASAVKEVAAPAPAPAAKEKKAKGKEKDGFKTIELTEKFNCRSKDIYEILMDENRWKGFTQSNTRISKEVGGQFSLFDGSITGVNEELQEGKLIVQKWRFGSWADGVHSTVRMVFDEPESGVTIIKLKQTDVPVEDRYGNSTVVENTERGWTELIFQRIRAVFGFGM; from the exons ATGGCGAAGTTCGGCGAGGGCGACGCCCGGTGGATCGTGCAGGAGCGCCCCGACGGCGCCAACGTCCACAACTGGCACTGGGCGGAGCGCGACTGCCTGGAGTGGTCTCGCGCGCGGCTCTCCGCCCTGCTCGCCGGCCTCCCCGTCCTATCCGGCGAGGGCGGCCTCACCCTCCGCACCACCACCCTCGACAAGCTCGACGGCGAGGCCTACGTCAACATCCGCAAGGGCAAGGTCATCCCCGGGTACGAGCTCTCCCTCACGCTCTCCTGGGAGGCCGAGGCCACCTCCGAATCGGGCGCCGCCAAGGTCACCGGCGCCGCCGAGGTCCCCTACCTCGCCGACGAGAACGCCGACGAGGATCCCGAGCTCCGCATCACTGTCCGCGGCGACGACAGCCCCCTCGCGCGCCGTGCCAAGGACGCCTTCATCGCCCGCGGCAAGCCTCTGGTCCTTGAGAAGATCCGGGAGTATGTGGCCACCATGTCGAAGGGCGGCCCCGCCAAGGACGAGCTAGATGCTAAGAAGATCCCCACCAAGGCGGCGGCCGCAGCGACCGGCGGCGCTGCTGCCGCCCCTGCTTCCGCAGTGAAGGAGGTTGCGGCGCCCGCTCCAGCGCCAGCAGCTAAGGAGAAGAAGGCGAAGGGGAAGGAGAAGGATGGATTCAAAACTATCGAGTTGACAGAGAAGTTCAACTGCCGCTCCAAGGACATTTATGAGATCTTGATGGATGAGAACAGATGGAAGGGTTTCACGCAGAGCAACACGAGGATCAGCAAGGAGGTTGGTGGCCAGTTTAGCCTCTTTGATGGATCCATCACCGGCGTCAATGAGGAGCTGCAGGAAGGGAAGCTCATCGTGCAGAAGTGGCGGTTTgggagctgggctgatggcgtacATTCTACA GTCaggatggtgtttgatgagcctgAGTCAGGAGTTACGATCATAAAGCTTAAACAAACTGATGTGCCAGTTGAAGACAG GTATGGAAACTCCACTGTGGTGGAGAACACTGAGAGAGGATGGACAGAGCTCATCTTTCAGAGGATACGCGCAGTGTTCGGTTTTGGGATGTAA